A DNA window from Ornithinimicrobium humiphilum contains the following coding sequences:
- a CDS encoding SulP family inorganic anion transporter, with the protein MPEAASPAPEAPRPSVVPEAGERDTSTLAALRDPRRLRTEALAGLVVALALIPEAISFAIIAGVDPRMGLFSSFIMAVTISVVGGRPAMISAATGAVALVIAPVARQHGLDYFLATVLLAGVLQIVLALLGVARLMRFIPRMVMVGFVNSLAMLVLIAQVPHVVGVPWLVYPLVALGIAVIVAFPRLTTAIPAPLVAIVVVTALVVATGWRVPDVADQGALPTSLPWLVVPDVPLTLDTLRIIGPYALAMALVGLLESLLTAKLVDGITDTHSDKTREAWGQGVANLTSGLFGGMGGCAVIGQTMMNVKVAGARTRISTFLAGVFLLALVLGAGPLVGMIPMAALVAVMIMVSVATIDWHSLHPATLRRMPHSENLVMLLTMGVTVATGNLAYGVLVGVNAAIILFARRVARFASVVAVGDRDVDGDGAPDVRTYKVSGELFFATSNDLVYQFDYAGDPTRVVVDLSDSHIWDASTVAALDAVRTKYERVGKTVEIVGLNEASAARHARLSGRLGEEL; encoded by the coding sequence ATGCCCGAAGCCGCCAGCCCCGCGCCCGAGGCGCCCCGTCCCTCGGTGGTGCCCGAGGCCGGCGAGCGTGACACGTCGACCCTGGCCGCGCTGCGGGATCCCCGCCGGCTGCGGACCGAGGCCCTGGCCGGCCTGGTCGTCGCCCTCGCCCTGATCCCCGAGGCGATCTCCTTCGCGATCATCGCGGGGGTCGACCCGCGGATGGGGCTGTTCTCCAGCTTCATCATGGCGGTGACCATCTCGGTCGTCGGCGGCCGGCCGGCGATGATCTCGGCGGCCACCGGGGCCGTCGCCCTCGTCATCGCGCCGGTGGCGCGCCAGCACGGGCTTGACTACTTCCTGGCGACCGTCCTGCTCGCCGGTGTCCTGCAGATCGTCCTGGCGCTGCTCGGGGTGGCGCGGCTGATGCGCTTCATCCCCCGCATGGTCATGGTCGGCTTCGTCAACTCCCTGGCCATGCTCGTCCTCATCGCCCAGGTCCCTCACGTGGTCGGCGTCCCGTGGCTCGTCTATCCCCTGGTCGCCCTCGGCATCGCCGTGATCGTGGCCTTCCCCCGCCTGACCACCGCCATCCCCGCACCGCTGGTGGCGATCGTCGTGGTGACCGCGCTCGTCGTCGCGACCGGCTGGAGGGTGCCCGACGTCGCCGACCAGGGCGCGCTGCCCACCTCCCTGCCCTGGCTCGTCGTGCCCGACGTGCCGCTGACCCTCGACACGCTGCGAATCATCGGGCCCTACGCCCTGGCGATGGCCCTCGTCGGCCTGCTGGAGTCGCTCCTGACGGCCAAGCTCGTCGACGGCATCACCGACACCCACTCGGACAAGACCCGGGAGGCGTGGGGCCAGGGCGTCGCCAACCTCACCTCGGGACTCTTCGGCGGAATGGGCGGCTGCGCGGTCATCGGCCAGACGATGATGAACGTCAAGGTGGCCGGCGCCCGGACGCGCATCTCCACCTTCCTCGCCGGCGTCTTCCTGCTGGCCCTGGTCCTCGGGGCCGGGCCGCTGGTCGGGATGATCCCGATGGCGGCCCTCGTCGCGGTGATGATCATGGTCTCGGTCGCGACCATCGACTGGCACAGCCTCCACCCCGCCACCCTGCGACGTATGCCGCACAGCGAGAACCTCGTCATGCTCCTGACGATGGGGGTCACGGTGGCCACCGGGAACCTCGCCTACGGCGTGCTCGTCGGCGTCAACGCCGCGATCATCCTCTTCGCCCGCCGGGTGGCCCGCTTCGCGTCGGTCGTGGCGGTCGGCGACCGGGACGTGGACGGAGACGGTGCCCCGGACGTGCGCACCTACAAGGTCTCCGGCGAGCTCTTCTTCGCCACGAGCAACGACCTCGTCTACCAGTTCGACTACGCCGGCGACCCGACCCGCGTGGTCGTCGACCTCTCCGACAGCCACATCTGGGACGCCTCGACCGTCGCGGCGCTGGACGCCGTGCGCACCAAGTACGAACGCGTCGGCAAGACGGTCGAGATCGTCGGCCTCAACGAGGCCTCGGCCGCCCGCCACGCCCGGTTGAGCGGTCGGCTCGGCGAGGAGCTCTAA